The Streptomyces sp. NBC_00775 genome includes the window TTGGCATGGAGCTGGAGGGCAAGATGCCCATCGAGGGACGTTGGGTGGACCGTGTCATCGGGCTTGATGGCGCCCGACAGGACATCGCCATGCTGAGGACCCCGGACGGCCACGGCAGGCTTGAGCTGACGAAGTTCCACACGCCGAAGGCGATCAGCGCCGAGCCGGCAATCGCACCGCCGAACACGCTGGGCATTCGTCGCATCATGTTCGCCGTCGACGACATCAAGGACGTCCTTGCCCGCCTGCAAACCCATGGAGCCGAACTCGTCGGCGAGGTGGAGCAGTTCGAGGACAGCTATCTGCTCTGTTACGTCCGCGGCCCCGAGGGCATCCTCGTCGGACTGGCCGAGCAGCTCAGCTGAAGGCTGCTGAAGGGGCCGTGCACCCAAAGAATCATCCGGGCACCCGCGTCTGGGAGCTGCGCCGGACCGCCGGTCGCGCACGCACCCGGGATGGCGCCGGCGAATCGACAGGCACTCAGGTCGACATCCTTCAGCGCCAGGTGCGCGGCATCCACCCTGTCCACTGATGCCAGACGCACACCGGGGGCTGGCCGGACAGCTCCACTTCCGGCAGCGGGCAATCCAATCCGTGGCGGAGAAAGGGATCGGGGCGGGCAGCAACCGTCACCGGGTACTGACGCTGTCTACGACTATCTGGTTGTGGCCGACCACCGCTCGCTGCTCGGCCGCGACCCGGCGCAGGCGGTGGTCTACCTGAGGCAGAACGGTTTCGACGACGTCGGTGCGTTCGTCGCCTTCGACCTGCGGCTCGACCGCCCCGGCCCTCCGGTGCTGCCGCCGGAGGCGGCCCGGGTCTACACGTTGCCCGCCGCGTGGCGGCCACCGAGCGCGGTCGGCATATGGCCGGGCTCGTTGTCGGTGCCGTTGTGGCAGCGGACTTCCTGACGTCTTTGGCCACCTATCGCTGGACGTCACCATGCGACACGGATCGGCGTGTGGTTGCAGCAGTTCGCGGTGATGCACCGCGCCGGCGCCGGCATCATTTCCGGCAGGCGGCCGGTGTCCTGGGCGCGCAGGCTGGTCCTGTGGTGGCTAGGGGGTCAGCCATCGGCCCCGCCAAAGGCGAGTTCAACTGGGCCCAGTTCGCGGATGATTCGTGAC containing:
- a CDS encoding VOC family protein → MTIQRMDNVLIVVDDLDAAIAFFLELGMELEGKMPIEGRWVDRVIGLDGARQDIAMLRTPDGHGRLELTKFHTPKAISAEPAIAPPNTLGIRRIMFAVDDIKDVLARLQTHGAELVGEVEQFEDSYLLCYVRGPEGILVGLAEQLS